In Phenylobacterium hankyongense, the sequence GTTGTGGATCACCCCCCAGACGTCGCAGAGCAGGACGTCGTAGCGGTCGGAAAGCTCGGAGAGGCCGGCGGCCTGGGTGGGGGCTGTCATGGGCGGGCGGTAGCCCACGCCCGGCGGGGCGGTCAATGCGCCCGTGCGAATGCGCCCCGCGCCGGCGGCTCAGCCGCGGGCCGCGACGCGGCGCTGCAGGTCGCTGCGGACCAGCACCGGCGGCGGGGCCCCGGCCTCGTCCAGCACCGCGTTCTTGATGGCGCGGGGCTCGCCGAACAGGTGGCCCTGGCCGTAGGTGATGTCGAGTTCGAGGATGTCGACGACCTGGCGCTCGCTCTCGACCTTCTCGGCGATCACCTCGACGCCGTAGCGGCGGGTCAGGGCGGCGAAGTCCTCGGCGGCGAGGTCCGGCATGGCGCGCAGCACCAGGCGGCCGTCGATCTCGGTCAGCTGGTCGAGCAGCAGCTGGGCGCCGATCTTGACGAACTTCACGTCGGCGCGGGCGAGGTCCTGCAGGTCGAGGTCGAGGTCGGTGACCTTGTCGAGGCTGAAGCGGAAGCCGAGGTCGGCGAGCTTGCCCATGTTGCGGGCCTCCACCGAGCCGCGGGCGTCGAACGCCGCCTGGCCAACCTCGAAGATCAGCGCCCCGGCCAGGTCGCGGTTGGCGGCCAGCAGCTCAAGGAACTGGGGGAAGAAGCTGTCGTCGGCGAGGCTGGCCATCGAGACATTGCAGAAGATGCCGACCCGGCGGTCCTGCTTGGCCAGGCGCCGGACGATCTGCACGCAGCGGAACAGCAGCAGGTTGTCGATGGCGGTGATCATCCCGCCGGGCTCGGCCACCGACAGGTATTCGGCCGGCATCAGCACGTGGCCGGTGTCGTCGCGCAGCCGCGAGAAGCTCTCGTAGAAGACCGTCTTGCGCTGCGGCAGGGCGACGATCGGCTGGAGGTAGAGGTCGACGCGGTTGTCGGTGAGCGCCTCGCGCACCGTGTCCATCAGCGCGCCGGCTTGCCGGTGGTCGGAGTTGTGGCCCATCCGCGGGCTGAGCGCGACGGCGGCGGTTTCGCCGTGGTCGTCCAGGCGATGCTGCATGCGGCCGACGAGGGTCTCCAGCATGTGGACCTCGTCCGACAGCGCCTCGGCGCGGTGGACGTCGTCGGCGACGGTCTCGACCACCTCGCTCACCCGGGCGTCCAGCCGCTCGACCTGTTCCAGGAGAATCTTGTGGGCTTCGCGGACCGCCTCGATCTCGCTCTTGATCGCCCCGGTCTCGAGGGCGCGCTCGATCAGGCCATGGAAGGCGAAGCACAGCCCCAGGCCGCCGACCAGGGCCGCGACGCCGGCGCCCCAGCCGCCGCCGTTGCGCCACAGGCTGAGCGCGACGATCAGCGAGAGGCAGAGGTAGGCGCCACAGAGCAGCGCAAGGGTTAGCCGTCGCATGGTCCCCCGCCATCCGAATCACCCGTGAGTATCCGCTGCGGACTCCAGGTAAGTCGATGGATTAACCGTCGCAGGACGGGAGAGTTGCGCTCAGCGCGTAGGAACTGGCGTCTCGCCGCGGTAGTCGTAGAAGCCGCGGCCCGCCTTGCGGCCCAGCCAGCCCGCCTCGACGTACTTCACCAGCAGCGGACAGGGGCGGTACTTGGAGTCCGCCAGGCCCTCGTGCAGCACGTTCATGATCGACAGCACCGTATCCAGGCCGATGAAGTCGCCCAGCTCCAGCGGGCCCATCGGGTGGTTGGCGCCCAGCTTCATGGCCGTGTCGATGGCGTCCACCGTGCCGACGCCCTCGTAGAGGGTGTAGATCGCTTCGTTGATCATCGGCACCAGGATGCGGTTGACGATGAAGGCCGGGAAGTCCTCGGCGTTCGAGGTGGTCTTGCCCAGCGACTTGGCGAAGTTGACGGCGGTCTCGTAGGTCTCCGGCCCTGTGGCGATACCGCGGATGATCTCCACCAGCTTCATCAGCGGCACCGGGTTCATGAAGTGCAGGCCGATGAACCGGTCCGGCCGGTCGGTGACCGACGCCAGCCGGGTGATCGAGATCGACGAGGTGTTGGAGGCCAGGAGCGTCTTGTCGCCGAGGTGCGGGCCCAGCGCCTTGAAGATCGCCTTCTTGGTCTCTTCGTTCTCGGTGGCCGCCTCGATGGCGAGGTCGGTGGCCCCGATGGTCTGCAGTTCCGGCGCCGCCTTGATGCGCTTCAGGCCCTCGTCCATGGCGGACTGGTCGATGATGCCGCGCACCACCTGCCGCATCATGTTGCGCTCGATCGCCTGCAGGCCGGCGTCGATCCGGTCGCTGCTCACGTCGTGCAGGAGGACGTCGTACCCGCCCAGGGCGCAGACATGAGCGATGCCCGACCCCATCTGGCCCGCGCCAATGACGCCGACCGACTTAATATCAACCATCCAGCAATAGCCTCGATGACCGGAGCGCACGCGGGCTCCGCGGAATATGACGGCTTTCTAACACGGCCATAGAGCCGGAGAACAAGCGTTTTGCTGCGCCGCAGCGTAGACGGCTCAGGTTGCAACCTAAAGCTGCCGTCCTTCCTCCGGCTCGGTCCGCGCGACTTCGGCGACCAGCCAGTCGCGCAGGGCCAGGATGCGCCGCAGCTTCGGGCTGTCCGCCCGCCAGGCGACATAGAAGGCGTAGTCGTTGACCACCGCATCCGGCAATACCCGCACCATACGGCCGCTGGCCAGGTCCTGTTCCACCAGGCTGGAGCGGGCGAGCGCCACGCCCATGCTGTTGGCGGCGGCCTCCAGCAGCATCAGGGAGTCGTCG encodes:
- a CDS encoding EAL domain-containing protein; the protein is MRRLTLALLCGAYLCLSLIVALSLWRNGGGWGAGVAALVGGLGLCFAFHGLIERALETGAIKSEIEAVREAHKILLEQVERLDARVSEVVETVADDVHRAEALSDEVHMLETLVGRMQHRLDDHGETAAVALSPRMGHNSDHRQAGALMDTVREALTDNRVDLYLQPIVALPQRKTVFYESFSRLRDDTGHVLMPAEYLSVAEPGGMITAIDNLLLFRCVQIVRRLAKQDRRVGIFCNVSMASLADDSFFPQFLELLAANRDLAGALIFEVGQAAFDARGSVEARNMGKLADLGFRFSLDKVTDLDLDLQDLARADVKFVKIGAQLLLDQLTEIDGRLVLRAMPDLAAEDFAALTRRYGVEVIAEKVESERQVVDILELDITYGQGHLFGEPRAIKNAVLDEAGAPPPVLVRSDLQRRVAARG
- a CDS encoding 3-hydroxybutyryl-CoA dehydrogenase, which gives rise to MVDIKSVGVIGAGQMGSGIAHVCALGGYDVLLHDVSSDRIDAGLQAIERNMMRQVVRGIIDQSAMDEGLKRIKAAPELQTIGATDLAIEAATENEETKKAIFKALGPHLGDKTLLASNTSSISITRLASVTDRPDRFIGLHFMNPVPLMKLVEIIRGIATGPETYETAVNFAKSLGKTTSNAEDFPAFIVNRILVPMINEAIYTLYEGVGTVDAIDTAMKLGANHPMGPLELGDFIGLDTVLSIMNVLHEGLADSKYRPCPLLVKYVEAGWLGRKAGRGFYDYRGETPVPTR